The sequence TGAgagtattttcagttttttcaaaGATAATCAGCCGgtcgaggaaaaaaaaaaattcccctgACATTTGTTTGATGTATTCTTTTAATTTTGGCGATTCCCCTTGACGTGAAACTTTGTTTTTACCAGAATGAAAAAGCatgactttttcttcttttgcttctTTGGCTCAGCTGAATTCTTTTCCACTGACACAGCATATCCTTCTTTAAATATCAAGTTAACTGTTACAGATAAAGTCTGGATTATAACGAAAGGTAAATGATTAGATAAGATTCTGCTTTTTAAATGCTTACATTTCAAACATAAATCTTTCCACCTGACACACCACCCATCATTTAACTCAACTGACTTTTATGTCAGAGCCAAACAGACACAGCAAATTTACATAAAAGACACGTTAGGAAAATTGGTCTTCTTAAGTCAAATTGCAAGTGAACATCTGTCTCTTGTTTTCCTGCATCGCCATTAAAAGATAAACTACTGAAGGAAAAAGGACTCAAGAAATTACTTTTCTTCCTTTGaggttttattaaaattttggCACATAATCAATCAGATATTAACATTTATGGCAAATTCATAAATATTCTTTTGCAGTTTTGTGTAATTCTcataacacatttatttgttttgcatttgcatTGCCTTGGATTATGCTCGATTTGGATAAATAAGTCCTTCATACAAGGAGAAAATACGTCTGTGGAAAATACACACTAAAGCGTGATAAGCAATCACATTATTTTCCTTAAGTGACTGCATTTCATAATCATCTCTCAAACAACCTTTACCTTTTCCAAATAAACACCTTATTTGGCCGATATCCCGCCAACAGCTTCTGCATAAAAGTGAGCGCGCACACGAGATGACCTCCTTGTACGAGGTAGTCATGGGCAAACTGGTTTTTGTGACAGGTAAGTCACGACTGAAAGTTCTACATGCGGCAGATGCTCTCCACGTGAATACCAagatttttaatattcattataTTGCATCTATTTTTAGAGGTGTTGATTGCTTTAAATGTATAACCTTGagacttttattttctgcagctCTGGCCTTGCTGCTGCATGCGCAGCTTGGTAAGTAATCAGCATATGGGATTCAATCAATGTGcctctttgtttttattgtccaaaGCTGTGTTTCTCTGAATAAAAGATATCATTTGAATTAAAGGCTCAGCCTTCATCCTGTCGTGCTACTTCACCAACTGGGCTCAGTACAGACCACCTCCAACCATTTACATGCCCACTGACATCGACCCGTGCCTGTGTACCCATCTCCTATATGCCTTCGCCACCATAAAGAACAACCAGCTGGCCACCTATGAGTGGAATGACGTGGAGCTTTACAGTCAGTTCAATGCCCTGAAGAACAAGTGAGTGACTGAAAAATGGTTGTTAGTCCAAGTTGAGAGAGGAAGATTTACTTATATAGGAATAGGAGTGTAAAACGTCTGATTTCTTGGCAGGAACGGCAACCTTAAGACTCTTCTGTCTGTTGGAGGATGGAACTTCGGCTCTTCGGGGTGAGATAATCTACGCAGATCTGCAGAATTAAGACTGTAATCAGTGCAGCTCTTGTTTTAATACATCTGTTTTTGCTTCCATGTCAGGTTTTCAGCGATGGTGTCGAAAGCTTACAACCGAAAGACCTTTATTAACTCGGTCATTTCGTTCCTGAGGATGTATGAGTTTGACGGGCTCGACATCGACTGGGAGTATCCGGCCAACAGAGGAAGCCCTCCCGATGATAAGCAGCACTACTCTGCTTTCCTGGAGGTTTGTTTGGtcgattttttttcccccactcgCAGCAAATATAAAAATTCACACTCGCCTGGAGTGTCAGGGGCCAAGATAAACCCATGGGGGTTTTGCCGGGCCTTgttgaataaatgataaaaagcaGATCGACACAcaatctgaccattttctttctttctttcttttctttttttttttttttgacaaatcacagCTTTTGAATGCCGATGTTTGGTTAATACTTAATATCTCATATCTGCTGACATTCAACAGGAGATGAGAGCTGCTTTTGAGAATGAGGCCAAGCAGAGCAACAAGGCTCGTCTTCTGATGTCTGCCGCTGTGTCGGCTGGAAAGGCCACCATTGATTCAGCTTATCAGATTCCCAAGCTTGGCCAGTAAGCATTTGAAGCCATATTTGTTGTCTCCGATCCACAGCAACGCAGCGAGGTCACAGTGGAACAGCACATCTCAGAAACTTAACCTTTTTCTTCTTAGTATCACATAAACTTGTTGTTATGGTAACCGCTTCCTTTCCTGTTAAACACACGCAGATCCTTGGATATGATTAACGTCATGACGTATGACTTCCACGGCTCTTGGGATCCCATGACTGGTGAGTGCAGCCCCCTGTTCAGAGGCCCAGCGGACCACGGCGGCTACATCTACTTCAATGTGGTGGGTATTTAACACACCTCTAAGTCCTCTGTCACTTTGCATCCATCTGCAAATAAAAGCTGAACGCTACCTAGCTCCAATCAATTTGTTCCAGGACTATGCCATGAACTACTGGAAGAGCCAGGGGGCCCCTGCTGAAAAGCTGATTGTTGGTTTCCCAACATACGGCAACACATTCACACTCAAGAGCCCTGCCGATCACAGCGTTGGAGCGCCTATAGCTGGTGCCGGAAGTCCGGGAAAGTACACACAAGAGGCTGGAGAACTTGCTTATTTTGAGGTAAACTTTGTTATTGTAATAACGTAAAAGGATGTTGTGGCGGTTAGTTAATATTCTCCTCTGTGTCTGATAACAGAGCAGGTCGGCTTATCGTGGCGTTACAGACTCCAGATTAAGAAGTGAATGAGTTCCAAGGCTGTTATTAATTCATCGCTTTGTGCAAATGCAGATCTGCGGCTTTTTGAAAGACGGAGCGACCGACGTTTGGAACCAGGCCCAGGATGTGCCGTATGCCTACAAGGGGAACCAGTGGGTGGGCTATGACAACATGAGGAGCTTCCAGATTAAGGTACAAGAACGGCACAGAATTCTTGTTTTGCAGCTTGACAGGCAAATCTTTTGGCTGCTGTGATTTACCtctgagctaaaaaaaaaaatttccatccCTACAGCCTGTCAAGATTTGTTATATTAtgaagtttttcttttgtctagAATCACGTAGTTGTCAGCAAACGCCACACCaaggtcttcttctttttttttttactgttattgatgaAGATTTCAATGACACACCCTCCTGCCTGTCTGCAGGTTGACTGGCTGACCAAGAACAACTTTGGTGGAGCCATGGTGTGGACCATCGACATGGACGACTACATGGGCACTTTCTGCAACCAGGGGAAGTACCCACTGATCAGTGTTCTCAAAAAGGGCCTTAACCTGGAGGATGCATGTAAAATGCTTTCTATATAcatcttttctttccctttgaAATCCAGCTCTCAGAGTCTTTTTGTCTCACataatttgtttgtgttcttctcCAGCGTGCGCCCCACCTGCCACTCCCCTTCCTCCGATCGCAGGAGTGAGCACGACCCCTGGGGGCAGCTCTGGAGGCAGTTCTGGAGGCAGCTCTGGAGGAAGCTCCAGCGGTGGAGGCTCCTCCGGAGGAGGCTCCGGCACCAGCGGCATGGACAGTAACTTCTGCAGTGGAAAGGCTAACGGCATGTACCCTGACCCGAAAAACAAGAACCAGTTCTACAACTGCAGCCAGGGTCGGACCTACTTTTCTCACTGCGCTCAGGGGTTGGTCTTTGacagctcctgctcctgctgcaaCTGGGCTTGAGGCCCCAGTTAAAAATTGACTGGTTAACCGCTCAAGAGGCTCGAAGGCTCTGTTCTCTGTTTCACATTTGTTGTGAGGGACCAAACTTCTCTGAGCACAAAGTTCCGGCTTCCACATTGAAATTTCAGTGCTGTAACAACTTGAGGCTTATCTCTTGAGTtgttaatttgaataaaaataaacatctgaATTACTGCACGTGTTGAATCGTCATTCTGTGCtgtatgaaatgtaaaaaaaaccccaaacaataACATACATACAATACTGTACcagtaaaattgttttaatacaCATATTATGCAATATGCATATCACACTTTCAACAATTTGTGATgcaatacacaaataaaacccTTATCCTCAATTTGATGAAGACTGTGATTtgcaacacagaaaaataatctaCGAGTTTGAATTATAAACTTAAACAGCAGCACACTCTGTAGTCTCCAAATACCATGTAATTCCCAGCACAATAAAAGTCTATCTGCAAAACATTCAGCGTTCACATCCTACAGTAGCCAGCGAAGGACAAAATACATCCCAccgacccccctccccccctcagcTGCTCTCAGTTTCTTTCTGTTCTCGTTTGGTGGATCCATTCTGCTCTGCAGCCGGTTCCTCCACCATGGCTGATTTTTTGGATGTTCCTGTTGGGGATAATGATTATgaatttaataaacaaaaaaaaatgttgagcagaggtgcatgatgggaatggTTGATAGAGTACCTGAGAGGTAATTTCTGTGCATCCGATCGAACAGCAGGAGGCCAATAAAGAGGATAAAACCGATGCAGGCAATTATCATCCCGCACAGCAGGAAGCTGTAGCTGCCTTCAGTCTGTATAATCTAAAGATGAGACAACGCCTTTAAACCAACATGAATCTAAATATTCTTGCCTATTAATTTCTCTATTTCTGCACTCTCTGCGttttctataataataataataatacttacTGAGCCAACCAGAACCTGCATTACCATCTCTCCCATCCCTGCACTCGTCACCAGGACTGACGTTGCACAACCTATACATAGAAACGTGCGATCTCCCTCATTACTGCGTTCTTTTACTCCATTGTTGTGTTGTACTTTCATGGTGGCATTCTCTAACTCACCCTGATAATCGAGAATGTCTTCGGTATAGGCCAGCATGCAAGGAAATATGCTGCTGAGGAAGAGCCCGCATAAACAGGTCCCAACAAACAGGAAGGTGCTACTGGTGTAGAAAATAAGCAGCATCAACACGGTAACAATTGCACCTGcctgtaaaataaaagttgaaacTTAGGGATTTATGATTGATATGCATTCAATGTCATTGTGCATGACCTCTATAGTCTGACACTGCTGTTATTGTTTAAGCGGCCTTACCAAGTTGAACATGAGCAGTCTCACAGGCCTGAAGCGGTATGACAGGGGGATGGACAACAGGCGTCCAGCAGTGATCGCTGCCCAAAATATACTGGCCAGGTAGCCTGCTGTCTTATGAGGCAATGACATTGGCGGTGCAACACCATAGGTGTAGACAAAACCGGCATATGCACCctgaaaggaagaggaagattgCTTTGTTAGCGGTGGATGTGTTCATAGAATTTCATGGAACATAGTTCGTGAATTGCACATTATTGTGTTTATCTGTAATGCCTCACTCACCACAATACCATCAGTCATGAAGAGCACCATGCCACCGAGGATATGAATCATGAAGAAAGATACCGGCAGCCCTCGCAGGTTATCATTCTGACAGCAGCTAAAAATATCCCCGTGGCCTGAGACAGAGTAAGAAAAAAAGTCACCAATGACAGATTGCAGTTCACAAAATGGAATTTATCGTGACACTTTCTCTTAAAACTGGCTGAAAACCCGCAGAGAAAAGTATTCATTGCTCATCTGAAACCAGCGGCCCTGCATTACCTCCAGCCCCATGTTCCTCGGTGTCTGGGCcctctgccccctgctggttctCCATTGCCAGTTCATCTTTGTCCAGGAGACGAGGATTGCCTCTGGGGCAGCATGGGATGAGCTGCTCCCTGTACATCAGGAAGAGGACTGCGATCGGCACTGGAAGCTGAGGTGTTcacaaatattattatttaatacttAGTACCATATCGGTTCAAACGACACATTCCTGCAAATCCACAACAGCTTTTTACATTGATAAGCGCCATGATCCAGAAGGCGTAATGCACATTGGAGTCCTCTTCACCCCCCCCTTGGGGTAGGTGGCTCTGATTTATGCTGTGCTCTGCAATCGGACTGTTTCTCAGCATGCTCCTGAAATGATGCATGATCTCGGTGCCGTTCCCTGTGTGATTCCCACAGCCTGTTTCTGAGAGGAAAGGATCTGCAATCAGTGGGCTCACTAGGGCTCCGAACCCAATGAAGAAATGAAGAGCCTgcaaaaaagaaggagaaaaaaggggCCCCCAAACATCACTTATTTAGTTTGTGATTGATATTAACTTGCTTCATCTATTGAGAAAGGTAAATCAAAAGCTCCTGATGCCGACTGGATTCTGCTTTACATAATATCTGTAACGTGAATGCAGATGAGGTGCGGGTACAACAGGATTTAATTTACCTGTAAGAAAACAGCAGAATCCTTCTGATAGATGGTCACCAGCTGTATGTTAGCAATGGTGTCGATGACTCCCATCGCCAGTCCGGACACAGCCATGGCGATGGCGAGCACAAGAACATTATGGCACAGAGGGATTATGGCAAATATCACAGAGATGACGGTAGCAGAGACAAATAGAGCAGATAGGGCACTGAACAACCTTCAAGACAAAAGGAGAGAGATGCAATGATCCAATAAACACAACTAAGTCTGGGGCGTTGACCCTCCGGACGACAATGTACGATACTTACGTCCTCTTGAAGACGCCACCAACCGAGCTGCCAATCAACAAGCAGAACTGCTGGGAAAAGAACACCCAGGTAATCTGACTAAGAGTGGAATTTGTTTGACACTGCAAATCCAAAATCGTGGGTCCGAGGAAAGCGATGCAGAGTCCAAAGCTGAAGAAGAGACTCCAATAAGTAATTGTGTGATGGGCATTCCTCTTGAACAGAGTCACGATCCGCTCATCCACAAACATCTTGGCCAGAGTAAAGTGTCTAAGATTTGTGAATGTTTACTGCACAGCGATGAGTTTCTCCATCTCTTTTAAAGCCAGCAGCTTTGCCTTCCTCTTTGGGTTGCTTAACCGAAAAGGATGTCCTCTGGAGTTAATATGTGAGGTGAACATTCTCCAAACAATAATACGAAAAGATTTGAAATGTGTCAATGATTTGCCCCGAGGATGAGTCAGTGATGAAACAGACAAAGACTTGAATGTCACAACATCAACACCTCCACAACTCAGTagaaaatgtttcattcatACAGGAAGCAATTTGGCGATGATTCTTTTCGTTGGACGTGTAAAAAGACACAAAGGGCCATGAGGACTTTGCATCCTTCTCATAGAATCTCAGTGTATTCATGATCCCCAGATGATGAATCCCACTTATTGTAATCATCTTTACGAAACTCTTAATGTCAAATTTTTTGGTCTCCACTCCCAAAAATTCCAAAGAGCAGTGAGTCATATACAATATCTTTTAAACATTGCTTGTGTGAATCAAAGAAAGGATATAATGACAAATCCGTTTAATAATTACACGACAGATGCAAAACTCTGCCGGTTGTCTCCAAATATGGGTTTCCGACCGATTCAGAAAAAATTCTCCATCCAGGCTTATGACTAAAAGACACTAGGAGCTTTGAAGTGTTGTCTATTTGCACAGTTATTACACAAATctttatgtttcatttattttgtgttggaaTATTAACTCAGTAGCCTAAcgtattattttttctttacattttcagtttgttaacTTCATCTTTTTGCTGCAGCAATCCAATAACCCACTCCTGGAGGTAACGTGTCTCTAGATACATAACTTTGATGCCAGATGGTGAGTTAAGAATTATTATTGGTGCATCTGATCCTATCATATCACCTCTCTATCCAGAGAATCACACAGATCGTGAAACTAAGGTATGTAACTGATTTGCTAACGTCCCGTTACGACGTGGCGATGCTGGTCAGGTACAAAACCCTCTGagaatatatgtgtgtttatacaaAAGGCATTCATTAACACCCACTTCCTCTCTTGGGGATATGGCAACACAAAAAGGCTTCTCCAAGTCTGTGTCAACTCTTGAGATGCGTGTAAGAGAGTGTTAAAAATCAACAGAAGCTTCTAGTTACCAAAGTAGGGCATCTgtttttcaattaatttattatgCGAGCAGGTTAGAATATTGAGCAACAGCCGAATGGGAGCAGAAGAACGAACCAGTCAAAAAAGTGGAAGTGTAGCATCAAAGCCTGTGATGCCTTTAAAAAGGATCAGACTCCTGTGCAGCTGTAAAATGCACAATAATGACCATTAgacattgaaattaaaaactttGCTCTTGTGGACGCTGAAAGTTAGTGGAACATGCAATGGTCGTACAAATAGCTTGAACGTATTAAACTGCAGAgggttcaaataaaaaataggtgCTCATATTCAGAGCCCACTGATGAGCTTGGGTCTCTTGTGTGGAACAGAATTCTCCCCCGTTATGCAACACATGTGGGGAAACATCAATTAAATTTTCATGCAGTTTTCATGATATAATTCTTCTATTTTTAGTCTTAAAACTAGTTCAAATGCAAATAGAACATTTGGTGTGTGAGTTGTACCATCCATTATTTTGGAACCCTGAAGCACATATAAACCTCTGCCAAGGCAGCGCTGATGGTTGTCACAGAATAAAACCAGTATTCATGTGGACAAAGCCCACCTTTCCACTCAGTTTTCACGGAAATCTGTCAAATAGTTTAAGTGAAATTGACAAAACGGTCAAAAATAGCCTTATAGCATCCTGCAAGATtcaaaaatgagaaaagaacCCATCATAAATCTGTTCTTTAATCTGATTCCACACCAACATTTTAAAGATGTACTCATCACATGCCCAACACTCCCAGCAGGTTCCAAATAAATCCTTCAATTAATTGTTGCATAATCTTGTAAACAAActaacacataaaaaaaataaattaaacagattATTGAACCTCCCCCGGTGGAGGTAAAAACCCCAGAGGAGGAGATATGTtgtaaatgtacagtatgtgcagtCAGTCTATGCACAGTATGAACACTAGATGGCGCACACGTGTCGCGTTCGTTCATACTGTAGTTCAATGCAGATTTTTGCTTAGCTTTTAAACAGGTATAATTAAAACATTCTGaaactcaaaaaataaaagaaaatgtgatttaaaaaaaacatcaatttcacagatttttagtgAACTATTgtatctaaaatatatagaaagaaaaatcagTGTAAGAACTATGTCGAATTGACAAAATGTGGACGCTTCCACCGATGGTATCCACGCAGAGACGCTTAACATCAATAACACAGTTTAAAGTGGAGGAAAACAGCATCGCCTTACTCTGCTGTGTTTCATCTTCACAGGCTGACATTTGACCGACTCTCCATCGGAGGCCTGAGACGGGGTCGGGACAATGTGACAGGAATCATAATCTGATCCCCCTCTGCTCCTCTGCCAAATCTGCTATTTGCTCCATCAATATGCTGAACTTCTTAAAGACACAATAGACCTGCAGGAtacatgatttaaaataaaaaagattgcATCCTAGTTTATTAAAAGAGCTTTTAATACACTGTCATAAAATGCTTTTGGACGTTCACAGTTAAAataatatgtttgtgtgttactaCCATCCGGTCAGGCAGGCATACATGATTCAGTAAATGCATTTACAAGTGAGGGGATTAGCTGGAGTAGACAGGACACCGGCTGCACTTagcaatgaaatatttaactgtCATCTATCCATGTTTCTCCAGCCTCTCTCCTCATCTCTGGATAGAAATGGTTCGGCATCTATTCAACCCAGAAGAGAGCCAAGGATGAAAGCGGACCCGTATGAAGGGAAAACACTTCTTTACTAGCAGTCGATGCTTTTGAAGCAGATGGGAGATGAAGCGCTTCAGAATCCAAGCGCATGAATACATCAACATGGAATGAATGTAACCTTCAGTCCATCGGGCGCCGCTGTATTTACAGCCAACATGATTGCACGGAGGACGTCACTACAGGGGCTGGAGAGCACTTCAGAAAACCGTTGCCAGTCAACAGAAATTGCTCTTGCATCTTCTTTGCAAATGCAAGTTCAGACTCTAAACAGGCGAAGCAGGATACAAGCAGCATCCAAAATCGCCTCAAACCGACTGTGGCCTGATCCAATCTGAGATGGAGTGATACGAAGTGGAGAAAGAGTAGTGGTGTTCTCACGAGACCACAGTTCACCATGTTGGTGGATATCAGTGATGTCATGTCCTCCAGATGTAAGAGGACAGGGAGCGAACATGAGAGGGATCCTCTATATCAGGCTTTtatttgtctgcatgtgttttttattctcGTGGTTATATCCTTGTGTTAGTTTCATGACTATTTTATTATATCTATTCTTGAAGTTTTCACAGCCTCCACTTCAGGTTCACGTCTTTCCCCTTTATGTGGATGGGAGACGAGGTAATCGGGGTGGGGGCTAGAGGGCAATTCTTTTTGCCCTTATTGTATATCCTGTCTTGTCTAGTATATgactggggggtggggatgaAGGGGAAATGACTTGTTTTTATAGTGCAAAGCACTTGTTACTACTTTTTAATGTATGAAAAGATTATTAATACCTTAAATTTGGCAAAAGTTGTTGACAAGCAAAAACAAACTGCTCCACAGAGTCTACCGGAGCCTCAAACACAAGACGACACCAACAAAGAAGATTTCACAGTATCCAAAATGTTCTTTTCTGAATGTCAGCATGTTACCTTGCAGAGATGTATCCTATATGAAAGAGTTCTTGCTCATCTGACTACAGAGCGAGACCAAAACAAAAAGCGTTAGTTAATTTAACCTGGCTTTAATAGGTGACCAATTTGTGGAAAGCCTTGTGCTGTTTTACACAGATGAAATGCTTTGTAAATTCACTGCAAAATCCTAGTGCTTTCATGAAACACCAAtgaattaaacaacaaaaaaacaacaacaaaaaaaccctataaagaaaaagatgatttCTGCAGGCAGGTCTGAAGCGGGTTTGTTTCCCTGGAGGTTTTCTCCATCAGAGGTAGAAGATAAGAACAAGTCATGCAAGCAGCTGTCTGAttatatacatgtgtatatatacagtatatatatatatgtatacatttggacacacagaaaacacaatgatTAGCTCCTTTCTACACTAAAATGTCTCTTGCTTTCtacctccctctccctccctctcgcTCTGCCCTCCTCTCTCCCGTCTCTCCTGACAGTTGTGGGGAGCGGAGCATCGATGCGTGTCTTAGTGAAACCTGGTGAATAGTAATGAACACAgcctgtgtgtttatttgaggGAAAGCAAGAGGCAGGCTGAGGGAGAGAAGAGGGCAGGGAAGGGTTTGTGGggaaggaggtggtggtggaaggtggggggggggcagactgggAGTGAAAACAGGGCTTCTCTTGCAGCACTGATGCAGTACAAGCCGTGAAGAGCACGGGGGTGACTGACAAGAGATGCTAATTCTTTACATTCCCCACATGATCACCTTGGCTCCGCGCCGCAGAGCTCATCAggcgctctgattggccagaCGTGACGTCACTCAGAAATACCTTTGGCAAACTGTTCTTGGGCTTCATTATAGTGGAGCTTATTCTgtctacccccctccccccctcacaTAGACCGGGAGGAGGGTGCATTAGCAGAGGAAACGGATGGAGAGGGGGTGCGGGGGGATGCTGCGAGTGAATGTGACTTCCAGGGGGGCACCTGCCATCTTCATCCTGGATTCACCGGGCAAAACAGCATCCTGGCTCTACGGGTGTAGGACTGTTGGGGTGGGTGGGGCAGtttgggagggagggggggggtctaacTGGATGAGCCACTGCTCCTTCAGTTTCTACTTTGGTGttgatttttaacattgatATGAATGTATAGAATGACAAAACTGAGATGGattgggggtgggtgggtgggggttaGTGGGGGTGGACCACAAGCATCAATCCAGActgaaaatgaacagaaaatgttAGCTTTGATTTACAACACAGGAATAAGTGACTGGAATATTCAGTAACTCCCTGCAAAGATCAACTGGAGTGCCAGCATTGAAACGAAGGGAACAAACACAATagacagaacccccccacacacccccccccacaccccagcccttcttttattcttttccaTCCAGGGTCTGCGGGCATTCTGCCAACTTGGAATCTTAAGAACTCATTCAAAACGAAATCCAAAAAGAAAGAGACTTGTTTAAAACCAAGAGccattctctctcacacactctctctctcgcttCTCCTTCGCATTTCCCACGTGAAGAAGGATTTCTGCTTGTTGATTTCTCTGACATCGCAGCccaggaaaggagaggagatgtATAGAGAAGGTGGTGGTCgtgcaggaggagggggtggggggaaagAGAGATCAAGAATTGTGATTCATGCAACGTCTCGTCAGATTTGTGGTTTGAGTgtattgtgagtgtgtgatctCCCTTCAGAGCccccgctctctctctctctctctctctctctctctctctctctctctcgcagtTTTCATTCTGACTTCATTCCACGCTCTCGTTCCTGCTCAAACACTAACTCctcctctaccccccccccttcctccactATCCATTGTCTCTCCATACAGTATGAGGCTGAGAGGATGCCATACCCATTCCAGCGAGGGGACGCAGGACAGGGAGAAGAAGGTAAGAGTCAGATTTATAGAGCGCGTTCGCCACCGAACACGGGTCACTTTCACTTCGTGTCGGGACGAGAAGCCGCTTCTCCCTCCGATGCCTTCTTGAGTGTTGTGTGCATCGTTTGAATGTGTTCTCACACATCCttgtggaaggtgtgtgtttaatgaatgAACACTGAGCATGGCATAGAATAAGAAATCAGGTGCGACTCCCTTTATCCTCATCTTtatatttcaaaaagaaaaagcagtgTCCGAATGTCGACCTgagagatttttctttttaataatttcttgtcttttccttcactttctcaggaggaaaaaaacacaaaaaaaaactcctgtGTGTATTCAAACATATTAAACACTGCCGTAATCTGAAGTCATCAAAAACATTGGGCTGGTGATGATGCTCCGAATTGTCTCCCGGCAGAGGGTGACCACGCACAATGATTCAGGATTAAACATAATCCAGCCTGTGGCTGAGATTTACCTTCTTGTCTGGACAAAGTCAGACACGGGAGCTTTAACTAATTTATGCTGAGACATGCATGAGCACAGGCTCCCCGGGGCTCCGAGGCAACGAACTTTATtctaacttaaaaaaaaaaaaaaaaaaggttgactgAGTGAAAAAACTTTCCCTCCATCAGTGGATAATGATCTC is a genomic window of Antennarius striatus isolate MH-2024 chromosome 2, ASM4005453v1, whole genome shotgun sequence containing:
- the LOC137609300 gene encoding acidic mammalian chitinase-like, which gives rise to MTSLYEVVMGKLVFVTALALLLHAQLGSAFILSCYFTNWAQYRPPPTIYMPTDIDPCLCTHLLYAFATIKNNQLATYEWNDVELYSQFNALKNKNGNLKTLLSVGGWNFGSSGFSAMVSKAYNRKTFINSVISFLRMYEFDGLDIDWEYPANRGSPPDDKQHYSAFLEEMRAAFENEAKQSNKARLLMSAAVSAGKATIDSAYQIPKLGQSLDMINVMTYDFHGSWDPMTGECSPLFRGPADHGGYIYFNVDYAMNYWKSQGAPAEKLIVGFPTYGNTFTLKSPADHSVGAPIAGAGSPGKYTQEAGELAYFEICGFLKDGATDVWNQAQDVPYAYKGNQWVGYDNMRSFQIKVDWLTKNNFGGAMVWTIDMDDYMGTFCNQGKYPLISVLKKGLNLEDASCAPPATPLPPIAGVSTTPGGSSGGSSGGSSGGSSSGGGSSGGGSGTSGMDSNFCSGKANGMYPDPKNKNQFYNCSQGRTYFSHCAQGLVFDSSCSCCNWA
- the mfsd4ab gene encoding major facilitator superfamily domain-containing protein 4B: MFVDERIVTLFKRNAHHTITYWSLFFSFGLCIAFLGPTILDLQCQTNSTLSQITWVFFSQQFCLLIGSSVGGVFKRTLFSALSALFVSATVISVIFAIIPLCHNVLVLAIAMAVSGLAMGVIDTIANIQLVTIYQKDSAVFLQALHFFIGFGALVSPLIADPFLSETGCGNHTGNGTEIMHHFRSMLRNSPIAEHSINQSHLPQGGGEEDSNVHYAFWIMALINLPVPIAVLFLMYREQLIPCCPRGNPRLLDKDELAMENQQGAEGPDTEEHGAGGHGDIFSCCQNDNLRGLPVSFFMIHILGGMVLFMTDGIVGAYAGFVYTYGVAPPMSLPHKTAGYLASIFWAAITAGRLLSIPLSYRFRPVRLLMFNLAGAIVTVLMLLIFYTSSTFLFVGTCLCGLFLSSIFPCMLAYTEDILDYQGCATSVLVTSAGMGEMVMQVLVGSIIQTEGSYSFLLCGMIIACIGFILFIGLLLFDRMHRNYLSGTSKKSAMVEEPAAEQNGSTKREQKETESS